The Urbifossiella limnaea nucleotide sequence GCTCGGCCTGATGGTCGGCAAGCTGGCGGGGGCCCGGAAGGTGCTCGACCTCGGGGCCGGGACCGGGAACGGCACCCTCCGCCTGCTCCGCGCGCCGGGCGGGAAGGAGGTGTGGGCCGTCGAGTCGAACCACGCGATGGTCCAGCAGCTGGTCGCCAAGGTCGAGCGGGCGGGGGCCGAGGCGGGGCAGGACTACTTCGGCCGGCTCCACGTCCTGAAGGAGGACATCCAGCGGCTGGACGACGTCCGCGACTTCCTCACGGCGGGCAGCTACGACGGCGCGTTGCTGGTCAACGTCCTGTACGCCCTGGACGACCCGCTGAAGTGCCTGAAGGACGTGTTCGCGCTCCTCCGGTCGGGCGGCCGGCTGGTGCTCTCGACCTCGCACCGCGACACGGACGTCGGGAAGCTGTTCGCCCGGATGCGGCAGGTGCTGGAGGCGAAGGGCCTGTTCGAGCAACTGAGGCCGAACTTCGACGACGCCCGCCGCCGGCACGACGCGATGGACGCCGCCATCCACCGCGACACGAAGTCGAGCGTGCGGTCGTACGTCGAGGGGGCGGGGTTCCGGATCGTCGACTGGCGCGAGAGCGAGTACGTGGACGCGGTCGTCGTCGTCGAGGCGGTCAAGCCGTGACCGCGCCCCAAGTGTCGAGGAGGCCGAACCTTACGTCAGAACCCTGCCGCGGAGTCGATCTAGTTGTAATTTGTGTATTTGACTCAATGCGTGCCTCGACCCCCCGGGGGGTCGGCGGCACACAATGGCCGTGGCCCGAACGTCGCGTCGGTTCGCGGCTACGCGAGCACCTCGCGCACGACCTCGCCGTGGACGTCGGTGAGGCGGAAGTCGCGGCCGGCGTGGCGGTACGTCAGGCGGGTGTGGTCGAGGCCGAGGAGGTGGAGCATCGTCGCGTGCAGGTCGTGGACGTGGACCTTGTTCTCGACCGCGAAGTAGCCGTAGTCGTCGGTCGCGCCGTGCGAGTGGCCGGCCTTCACCCCCCCGCCGGCGAGGAACATCGTGAACCCGTGCGGGTTGTGGTCGCGGCCGTCCTTCCCCTGCGCGACCGGCGTGCGGCCGAACTCGCCGCCCCAGATCACCAGCGTGTCGGCGAGCAGCCCGCGCCGCTTCAGGTCGGCGAGCAACCCGGCGACCGGCTTGTCCACCTCGCGGGCGTTCGTGGTGTGGTCGCGCTTCAGGTTCTCGTGCTGGTCCCACTTGTAGCTGTGCGTGCACTGCACGAACCGCACCCCGGCCTCGGCGAACCGGCGGGCCATCAGGCACTGCCGGCCGAAGTTCTCCGTCGCCGGCTCGTCGATGCCGTAGAGGCGGTGCGTCTCGGCGGTCTCCTTCGACAGGTCTTGCGCCAGCGGGGCGGCCGCCTGCATGCGGAACGCCGTCTCGAACGACTGGATGCGCCCCTCGGCCGCCGCGTCGGGGGCGGTCGTGCGCTGCCGCTCCAGGTCGGCGAGGAGGTCGATCTCGAGCCGCTGCTGCGCCGGCGGCGTGGTGCCGCGGACGAACGGCACCGCGGCACGGCCGGCGGGCGTGCCGGCGTTGCCGAGCGGCGTCGCCTGGTACGCCGCGGGAAGGAACGCCGACGAGTAGTTGTTCACGCCGCCGTGGGTGAGCGTCGGGCAGATGCTGACGAACCCGGGCAGGTCGCGGCCCTCGGTGCCGAGGCCGTAGGTCACCCAACTCCCCATGCTGGGGCGGACGAACGTGTCCGACCCGGTGTGGAGTTCGAGCAGCGCCCCGCCGTGACGCGAGTTCGAGCCGTGCATCGACTTGATGAAGCACAGGTCGTCGGCCCGCGCGGCGATGTGGGGGAACAGCTCCGACGCCCACGCGCCGCTCTGGCCGTGCTGGCGGAACGCGAACGGCGACTTCAGCAGGCTCCCCGTGGCGCTCGACACGACGCGCGGCAGCGGGAACGGCAGCGGCTTGCCGTCGTCCGCGGCGAGGCGGGGCTTGTGGTCGAACGTGTCCACCTGCGACGGGCCGCCGTGCATGAACAGGAAGATGACGCGCTTCGCCTTCGGGGTGAAGTGCGGCGGCCGCGGCGCGAGCGGGTCGCGCGGCGGCGGGTCGGCGGCGGCGAGCAGGTCGGCGAGCGCGAGCCAGCCGAACCCCAGGGCGGACGAGCGGAGGGCGTCGCGGCGCGTCATCGGCGTCACTCCACGAAGACGAACTCGTTCGAGGCCAGCAGCACCCGACACAGCCCGCGCCAGGCGCGGAGCCGTCGGTCGGCCGGCGCCAGCGCCGGGTCGGCCGCCGCCTCGGAGCGCGTCAGGTATGTCGCCACCCGGTCGAGCTCGGCCGTCGTCGGAGCGCGGCCGAAGGCCCGGCGGTACGCCTCGGTGACGCGGGCCGGGTCGTCGCCGGGCGCGGCCAGAAGCACGCGGGCGAACGCCTCCGCGGCGCGATCGACGAGCCCGCCGTTGAGCATGAACAGCGCCTGCGTCGGGACGACGGTGGTCGGCCGCTGGCCGGCCGGGACCGACGGGTCGGGGAAGTCGAGCGTCTGGAGCACGTCGTACACGGCACTGCGGACCACCGGCAGGTACACGGTGCGGCGCGGGTGGTCGTAGTCCTCGTAGTTCCGACTGCCGGTCCCGGTGACGTACTGCCGCGGGGTCGCCTTCAGCAGCGATCCGCCGACGGTCCGGTCGAGCAGGCCGGACACGGCGAGCATCCCGTCGCGCACCTCCTCCGCGTCGAGCCGGCGGCGGGGGAAGCGCGACAGGAGGCGATTCTCGGGGTCACGTCGGAGCGCCGTCGCGTCCGCCTGCGAGACGGAGCGGTAGGCCGCGGACGTGACCATCAGCCGGTGCATGTACTTCAGCGACCACCCCTTCTCGACGAACTCGGCGGCGAGCCAGTCGAGCAGCTCGGGGTGGCTGGGCCGCTCGCCGAGGCGGCCGAAGTTGTCCGGCGTCCGCACCAGCCCGGTTCCGAAGTGCCCGGCCCAGAGGCGGTTCACCATCACGCGGGCGGTGAGCGGGTTCGCGGGCCGGGTGAGCCAGTCGGCCAGTTCGAGCCGGCCGCTGCGGTCGGGGCCGATCGGCGCCGCGGCGTCGCCGAACACCTGTGGGACGCGGCGCGGCACCTCGGCGCCGAGCGTGAGGTGGTTGCCGCGGAGGTGGACGCGCAGGTTCTCGCCCTTGGCGTCCTCGACCGCCATCGCCTCGTCTACCGGCGGCCGCGCCTTCTCGGCCGCGGCGAGCGCCTCGCGCCGCAACGTCGCCTCGCGCTTCGCTTCGGGCGCCGCTTCCGCCTCCACCGCCGGCGACGTGCGGAACGAATCGTTGCCCTTCGTCTTCGCGTCCTCAGCGAACTGGCGGAGGACCGAAGCGAGGAGTTTGCGATCCGCCGCGAGCTGCTCGACCGACAGCGGCGCCGCCGCGACCTGCTCCGGCGTCATCGGCAGGAGGGCGAACTTGTCGAGGTGCGGGAACGGGCCGGCGCGCTCGAACCGCACCACCGCCTTCCCGGCCGGCAGCGCGACGACGCCCTCGGCGTGCCACGTCTGCGTGTCGGGGTTCCACGAGCCGGTCTTCGCCCCGCACGCCGCCCCGGCGAGCAACCTGCCGCCGACCGTCACGCGCACCGGCCGCGGCTCGGCGGCGGCGTAGCGGACGGCGAGTTGGTACGTCCCCGCCGCGGGAACCTCCACGTCGTACTCGGCGACGTTCGGCAGCGGCCCGGCGTTGATGACGACGCCGATCCCGGCGCCGTAGCCGTCGGTGAGTTTCAACACGTTCCCGCGGGCGAACGCCTCGGCCTCCACGCGGACCGTACCGGCCGGCGCGTCCTTCGTCGGGTCGGCGACGACCAGCTTCAGCGGCCCGGAGCGCCGCGCCACCTCGGCCGCGGCCGAGGTGTACTCGGCCGCGCGCTTCCGCTCCTCCGTCAGCCGCGCCGCCACCGCGGCCTTGAGCTTGGCGTCAGCCGCATTCACCTCCGCCTTCGCGGCGGCCACCGTCTTCTCGTGAGCCGCCAGCGCCGCGGCCGAAGCGGCGCTGCCGATCGGGCGCTCGTTCCACGCCGCCACGACCGTGTGGTTCTTCATCGTCTTCGTGGAGGAGAACATGCCGGCGAGCGCGTAGTAGTCTTCGGCGCGGATGGGGTCGAACTTGTGGTCGTGGCAGCGGGCGCAGCCGAGTGTCAGGCCCAGGAACGCCTGGCCGAGCGCGTCGAGTTGCTCGTCCACGATGTCCATCCGCATCTTCATCGGGTCGTCCTCGGCGAGCATCTTGGGCCCGACCACGAGGAACCCGGTGGCGGTCAGCCGGTCGGCGCGCTCGGCGTCGGTGCCGCCGGGGAGGAGGTCGCCGGCGACCTGCTCGCGCACGAATTGGTCGTACGGCTTGTCGGCGTTCAGGCTGCGGATCACCCAGTCGCGGTACCGCCACGCGTTGACGTACGCGAGGTTCTCGTCCATCCCGTTGCTGTCGGCGTAGCGGGCCACGTCGAGCCAGCGCCGGCCCCACTTCTCGCCGTAGGCCGGCGACGCGAGGAGCCGCTCGACGACCCGCTCGTAAGCGTCCGCCGCAGTGTCGCGCAGGAAGGCGTCGGTCTCGGCGGGCGTCGGCGGGAGGCCGGTGAGGTCGAACATGACGCGGCGCAGGAGTAAGCGCCGGTCGGCGGGCGGCGCGAGCGCGAGCCCCTGTTCGGCGAGGCGCGCGACGAGGAAGGCGTCGATCGGGTTGGGGAACGCGGACTGCGGCACCGGCGGCCGCCTGACGGGCTGGAACGCCCAGAACCCCCGCTCCTCGGCGGTGATCGGGCGCGGCCCGGTGGCTTTCGGCGCGGCGGCCGTGGGGGCGGAGTCGGGCCACGGGGCGCCGGCCTTCACCCACGCGGCGACGGCGGCGACCGTGGGCGCGGGGAGCTTGTCCTTCGGCGGCATCCGCAGTTCGCCGTCGTGGGCGAGGGCGTGGAGCAGGACGCTCTTGCCCGGGTCGCCGGGGACGAGCGCGGGGCCGCGGTCGCCGCCGGCGAGCAGGGCGGCACGCGAATCGACGCGCAGCCCGCCCTTCTGCTTCTCCGGCCCGTGGCACGAGACGCACTTCTCGACGAGGACCGGGCGCACGGACTTCTCGAAGTGCGCGGCGGCGTCCGGCTG carries:
- a CDS encoding class I SAM-dependent methyltransferase, whose product is MGKKAVRPRPRPPEPAPPPDPPAPPLEPQNLGLPGSAARPTGPDESWRRIAAARAPAFDQSVPAYLLDANYWFLDWNPAFDELVARPLGLKRLRNHAEDFVAKLENVDSVYKRSKHVFDPENPPAIDTEPLALRTDRYGRVSFLKVAAQIIDERAQLVAWSVYLNVTGTERGDLWEDLRVRLERDLNWSRYAISYDLLLRDFDENAALLGLMVGKLAGARKVLDLGAGTGNGTLRLLRAPGGKEVWAVESNHAMVQQLVAKVERAGAEAGQDYFGRLHVLKEDIQRLDDVRDFLTAGSYDGALLVNVLYALDDPLKCLKDVFALLRSGGRLVLSTSHRDTDVGKLFARMRQVLEAKGLFEQLRPNFDDARRRHDAMDAAIHRDTKSSVRSYVEGAGFRIVDWRESEYVDAVVVVEAVKP
- a CDS encoding DUF1501 domain-containing protein: MTRRDALRSSALGFGWLALADLLAAADPPPRDPLAPRPPHFTPKAKRVIFLFMHGGPSQVDTFDHKPRLAADDGKPLPFPLPRVVSSATGSLLKSPFAFRQHGQSGAWASELFPHIAARADDLCFIKSMHGSNSRHGGALLELHTGSDTFVRPSMGSWVTYGLGTEGRDLPGFVSICPTLTHGGVNNYSSAFLPAAYQATPLGNAGTPAGRAAVPFVRGTTPPAQQRLEIDLLADLERQRTTAPDAAAEGRIQSFETAFRMQAAAPLAQDLSKETAETHRLYGIDEPATENFGRQCLMARRFAEAGVRFVQCTHSYKWDQHENLKRDHTTNAREVDKPVAGLLADLKRRGLLADTLVIWGGEFGRTPVAQGKDGRDHNPHGFTMFLAGGGVKAGHSHGATDDYGYFAVENKVHVHDLHATMLHLLGLDHTRLTYRHAGRDFRLTDVHGEVVREVLA
- a CDS encoding DUF1553 domain-containing protein encodes the protein MRSASLTAVLLLAAPAAAQPDAAAHFEKSVRPVLVEKCVSCHGPEKQKGGLRVDSRAALLAGGDRGPALVPGDPGKSVLLHALAHDGELRMPPKDKLPAPTVAAVAAWVKAGAPWPDSAPTAAAPKATGPRPITAEERGFWAFQPVRRPPVPQSAFPNPIDAFLVARLAEQGLALAPPADRRLLLRRVMFDLTGLPPTPAETDAFLRDTAADAYERVVERLLASPAYGEKWGRRWLDVARYADSNGMDENLAYVNAWRYRDWVIRSLNADKPYDQFVREQVAGDLLPGGTDAERADRLTATGFLVVGPKMLAEDDPMKMRMDIVDEQLDALGQAFLGLTLGCARCHDHKFDPIRAEDYYALAGMFSSTKTMKNHTVVAAWNERPIGSAASAAALAAHEKTVAAAKAEVNAADAKLKAAVAARLTEERKRAAEYTSAAAEVARRSGPLKLVVADPTKDAPAGTVRVEAEAFARGNVLKLTDGYGAGIGVVINAGPLPNVAEYDVEVPAAGTYQLAVRYAAAEPRPVRVTVGGRLLAGAACGAKTGSWNPDTQTWHAEGVVALPAGKAVVRFERAGPFPHLDKFALLPMTPEQVAAAPLSVEQLAADRKLLASVLRQFAEDAKTKGNDSFRTSPAVEAEAAPEAKREATLRREALAAAEKARPPVDEAMAVEDAKGENLRVHLRGNHLTLGAEVPRRVPQVFGDAAAPIGPDRSGRLELADWLTRPANPLTARVMVNRLWAGHFGTGLVRTPDNFGRLGERPSHPELLDWLAAEFVEKGWSLKYMHRLMVTSAAYRSVSQADATALRRDPENRLLSRFPRRRLDAEEVRDGMLAVSGLLDRTVGGSLLKATPRQYVTGTGSRNYEDYDHPRRTVYLPVVRSAVYDVLQTLDFPDPSVPAGQRPTTVVPTQALFMLNGGLVDRAAEAFARVLLAAPGDDPARVTEAYRRAFGRAPTTAELDRVATYLTRSEAAADPALAPADRRLRAWRGLCRVLLASNEFVFVE